A stretch of the Takifugu flavidus isolate HTHZ2018 chromosome 1, ASM371156v2, whole genome shotgun sequence genome encodes the following:
- the LOC130524841 gene encoding uncharacterized protein LOC130524841 isoform X2, translating into MSQSGKVLHLYVEVRSAPGQNGGKEEGVSQGQCQTASQAAAKTSAVHHLPSQAPLNFQQPGSSISPSLTQRWSAPCDQGCSLSSGKVPFLQTPAKRPEFGKEEVSERMRSVVTFGYIEKPNVKTVKSPLNSSCKRGSREERPTSCQFRTRPNDPVWRASPDSSCSSSPKLTFSSPGTHQQPFSPGLRQPPLDPIGRAATQRAVEEFGSPLLRIKLAHAMEHNSHYHLQPRCQSWAGSPVQRQNNTGCQNIAERIQAICGLPRSQAKEQFLPQFRKYARPQSSVESQGLVQCPDNERNANRSNSAQGSILQFGNNLIEGLNQLSDTRGSSPAHPPEEGLEEATKVSSIFPEAKRSSLHNSLGEAVGASNSEDAQHSRQIVKMNIPLNEQNTPAPENTVSHQPKSSTAQPQETNPQSRGEGAQKAPQQSGHLAASQTSPAIPSRVIRPAHPPSDLSSPMRDPRQFQAEFRAPDTPTLHRHQFLPYTREPWSPSRDKSGDLSCFEIGSSPEPDRGLLLSRSIEEAPVSWTSRQQWGNLTEEGPGSGVENGIDQTSDGRSDDGCKQLSPTSQHKRAEQRRREILLLGPVALDSHEEDEGCEDGEQGPKGTDEPPEQNGTTRGGSSSRSSSGVTGSLGDCVSPESSQSSHHSNETGVASSGIQMDSGCAAPTPSLHCQRIARAKWEFLFGTPAEDGACRGEKDSLEVSTAPPSGTSSESPTPTPPSSLPLLSANHEVQHIELELVTPPPAIIGTSPKTGIIRRTLKYSETDLDAVPLRCYRETDIDEVLLAEQDDADSAFGSNRSVQGTSGTGSSPLGGVADGGAAEGIQEASEEEEEEEEEEEEMVSWASVRLQGDNRKQQYAAEGDAEEFGRLMKRPTETFFDNHHPALKSPLLVSGPRCGAEDTFSRHFENIMESHRAKGTSYNSLDSEELLTSSTQTVLTFDLPTLTPTIHAPVCQTARQIVQLSFAPLAHDERPSLSDSIFTVTGDSDATRAPSSERLSSGSDDVPPGGHGRAQLGSSWCSTFSFSLSSRERARLASDPEVDRLGLSSSDTLTNGSRHADVAAAKRLAKRLFNLDGFRKSDVAPHLSKNNDFSRMVAEEYLSFFNFTGLSLDQALRTLLGQFALMGETQERERVLSHFSKRYLSCNPRVIPSEDAVHTLTCALMLLNTDLHGQALYNSIKSQKLQWTLDEEELRKSFSELGDSLCDSNASKSTKQVGSDEKPLPVGSEPSGTLLYKNGFLVRKVHADSDGKRTPRGKRGWKTFYAILKGLILYLQKGEYRPDKQLSDEDLKNAVSIHHSLAMKASDYSKRPNVFYLRTADWRVYLFQAPNAEQMQSWITRINTVSAMFSAPPFPAAIGSQKKFSRPLLPGTMSKLSEEEQVRSHEARFKALSTELAELRSYPPDRKVKGRELEEYRLRDEYLEFEKTRYGTYAMLLRAKIQSGAEDLAAFESHLLDENGLQRCHSSPTLHDSSQVSQASSTLDGGTCSRASGCSSSSTKVRQEGQRHSYRQAVKK; encoded by the exons ATGTCCCAGTCTGGAAAAGTCCTTCATTTGTATGTGGAAGTGAGGTCTGCTCCAGGCCAGAATGGAGGGAAAGAAGAAGGGGTCTCTCAGGGGCAGTGCCAGACCGCCTCCCAGGCTGCTGCCAAGACCTCTGCAGTTCACCATCTGCCGTCTCAAGCCCCCCTCAACTTCCAGCAGCCTGGCAGCTCCATCTCCCCGTCACTTACCCAGCGCTGGAGTGCGCCCTGCGATCAAGGATGCTCCCTTTCCTCCGGGAAGGTTCCCTTCCTTCAGACGCCAGCCAAACGCCCGGAGTTCGGCAAGGAGGAGGTCAGCGAGCGCATGCGGTCGGTGGTGACTTTCGGTTACATCGAGAAGCCAAACGTGAAAACGGTGAAGAGTCCACTCAACTCTTCCTGCAaaagagggagcagagaggaaagacCCACCTCTTGTCAGTTCCGTACAAGGCCGAACGACCCGGTTTGGCGCGCTAGTCCCGATTCTTCGTGCAGCTCAAGTCCCAAACTGACTTTTTCGTCTCCAGGGACTCACCAGCAGCCATTTTCTCCAGGCCTTCGTCAACCGCCCTTAGATCCCATCGGGAGAGCAGCTACGCAGAGGGCTGTTGAGGAGTTCGGCTCCCCTTTACTGAGGATTAAGCTAGCCCACGCCATGGAGCACAACTCGCACTACCACCTCCAGCCACGCTGTCAGTCCTGGGCCGGGTCGCCTGTTCAGCGTCAGAACAACACAGGCTGCCAAAACATAGCAGAGAGGATCCAGGCTATTTGCGGGCTCCCCAGGAGCCAAGCGAAGGAGCAATTTCTCCCCCAGTTCAGAAAGTATGCTCGTCCGCAGTCGTCGGTAGAGTCCCAGGGACTCGTTCAGTGTCCAGACAACGAACGGAACGCTAACAGGAGCAACTCAGCACAGGGCTCAATCCTCCAGTTTGGCAATAATTTAATTGAGGGCTTAAATCAATTAAGCGATACTAGAGGCTCCTCTCCAGCCCATCCGCCTGAAGAGGGGCTGGAGGAAGCAACGAAGGTATCGTCTATCTTCCCAGAAGCAAAAAGGTCCTCATTGCACAATTCCTTAGGTGAGGCTGTGGGCGCCTCAAACTCCGAAGATGCACAACACTCAAGGCAAATAGTCAAGATGAATATCCCTTTAAACGAACAAAACACGCCAGCACCTGAAAACACAGTCAGTCACCAGCCTAAAAGCTCTACAGCTCAGCCGCAGGAAACAAACCCCCAAAGCCGGGGGGAGGGCGCTCAGAAAGCTCCGCAGCAGAGCGGCCACCTAGCAGCATCCCAGACTTCCCCCGCCATTCCTTCACGTGTCATCCGTCCCGCTCATCCGCCCTCGGACCTCAGCTCGCCCATGAGAGACCCCAGGCAGTTCCAAGCAGAGTTCCGAGCACCAGACACACCCACTTTGCACCGCCACCAGTTTCTCCCGTACACCAGAGAGCCCTGGTCCCCCAGCCGGGACAAGAGCGGAGACCTGAGCTGTTTTGAGATTGGGAGTAGTCCGGAGCCCGATCGCGGTCTTCTTCTCAGTCGGAGCATTGAGGAGGCGCCGGTTAGCTGGACGTCACGGCAGCAGTGGGGGAACCTGACGGAGGAGGGCCCCGGGTCTGGAGTGGAGAACGGCATCGATCAAACCTCCGACGGGCGATCCGATGATGGATGCAAGCAGCTCAGTCCCACATCACAGCACAAACGGGCCGAGCAGAGGCGGAGGGAGATTCTGCTCCTGGGACCGGTGGCTCTGGACTCtcacgaggaggacgagggttGTGAGGACGGAGAGCAAGGACCGAAGGGGACTGACGAACCTCCAGAGCAGAACGGAACGACGAGAGGAGGGTcttcctccaggagctccagcggGGTCACGGGCAGTTTAGGGGATTGCGTGTCCCCAGAATCCAGTCAGTCCAGTCACCACAGCAACGAGACTGGGGTGGCCTCCTCAGGAATACAG ATGGACAGCGGCTGTGCGGCCCCCACGCCTTCGCTCCACTGTCAGAGAATCGCCAGAGCCAAGTGGGAGTTTTTATTCGGGACCCCCGCTGAGGACGGCGCATGCAGGGGGGAGAAAG ATTCTCTTGAAGTCTCCACGGCTCCTCCGAGTGGGACGTCCAGCGAGTCTCCCACCccgacccccccctcctccctgcccctgctctcTGCCAACCATGAGGTGCAGCACATCGAGTTAGAACTGGTCACCCCTCCTCCAGCCATCATCGGGACCTCGCCCAAAACCGGCATTATCCGGCGCACCCTGAAGTACTCAGAAACCGACTTGGACGCCGTGCCGCTGCGCTGCTACCGCGAGACGGACATCGACGAGGTGCTGCTGGCCGAACAGGACGACGCCGACTCAGCATTTGGGAGCAACCGCAGCGTGCAGGGCACCTCAGGGACGGGCAGCAGCCCGCTGGGGGGTGTGGCCGACGGGGGGGCGGCAGAGGGGATCCAAGAGgccagtgaagaggaggaggaagaggaggaggaagaggaagagatggtgAGCTGGGCCAGCGTCAGGTTGCAGGGagacaacaggaagcagcagtacGCTGCCGAAGGAGACGCAGAGGAGTTTGGCCGCCTGATGAAGAG ACCGACGGAAACCTTTTTCGACAACCATCACCCCGCCCTCAAGTCCCCCCTCCTGGTCTCGGGTCCTCGCTGCGGTGCAGAGGACACCTTCAGCCGCCACTTTGAGAACATCATGGAATCCCACAGGGCCAAGGGTACGTCATACAACAGCCTGGACAGCGAGGAGCTGCTGACCTCCAGCACTCAGAccgtcctgacctttgacctccccacACTGACCCCGACCATCCACGCTCCGGTCTGTCAGACCGCCCGGCAGATCGTCCAGCTCAGTTTTGCCCCTCTAGCACACGATGAGCGTCCCTCTCTGTCCGATTCCATCTTCACCGTGACCGGAGACTCGGACGCCACCCGGGCGCCGTCCAGCGAGCGGCTGAGCAGCGGTTCGGACGACGTGCCCCCAGGAGGACACGGCCGTGCACAGCTGGGCAGCAGCTGGTGCAGcaccttttccttctctttgtccAG CAGGGAAAGGGCCCGGCTGGCTTCGGACCCAGAGGTGGACCGACTGGGTCTGAGCAGCAGTGACACCCTGACCAATGGCAGCCGCCACGCTGATGTGGCGGCTGCCAAACGCTTGGCTAAACGCCTCTTCAACCTGGATGGATTCAGGAAATCGGATGTCGCCCCCCACCTCAGCAAAAA caaTGACTTCAGTCGCATGGTGGCAGAAGAATATCTGAGTTTCTTCAACTTCACGGGCCTCAGTCTGGACCAAGCTCTGCG GACGCTCCTCGGGCAGTTTGCACTGATGGGGGAGacacaggagagggagagagtccTGTCACACTTCTCCAAGCGTTACCTGTCCTGCAACCCAAGAGTGATACCATCGGAGG ACGCCGTCCACACGCTCACCTGCGCCCTCATGCTGCTGAACACGGATCTACACGGTCAG GCGCTGTACAACTCCATCAAGAGCCAGAAGCTGCAGTGGACACT CGATGAGGAAGAGCTGCGGAAGTCTTTCTCGGAGCTCGGGGACAGCCTGTGCGACTCCAACGCCTCCAAGTCCACCAAGCAGGTGGGCAGCGACGAGAAGCCCCTGCCTGTCGGGTCAGAGCCCTCCGGAACGCTGCTGTACAAAAATGGATTCCTGGTCCGCAAAGTTCACGCTGACTCAGACGGCAAGAGAA CACCAAGAGGGAAGAGGGGCTGGAAAACCTTCTATGCTATCCTAAAAGGGCTAATTCTTTATCTGCAAAAG GGTGAATACAGACCTGATAAGCAGCTGTCGGACGAGGACCTGAAGAACGCCGTGTCCATCCATCACTCTCTGGCCATGAAGGCTTCGGACTACAGCAAGAGGCCCAACGTGTTCTACCTGCGGACGGCCGACTGGAGGGTGTATCTCTTCCAGGCACC GAACGCCGAGCAAATGCAGTCCTGGATCACGCGGATCAACACGGTGTCTGCCATGTTCTCGGCTCCTCCGTTCCCAGCGGCCATCGGTTCTCAGAAGAAGTTCAGCCGACCTCTTCTTCCCGGGACCATGTCGAAACTCTCCGAG gaggagcaggtccgATCCCACGAAGCCCGGTTCAAAGCTCTCTCCACGGAACTGGCTGAGCTGCGTTCCTATCCGCCGGACCGCAAGGTGAAAGGGCGCGAGCTGGAAGAGTACCGCCTCCGAGACGAGTATCTGGAGTTTGAG AAAACGCGATACGGCACCTACGCCATGCTGCTGCGCGCTAAAATCCAGAGCGGCGCGGAGGACCTGGCTGCATTCGAGTCCCACCTCCTGGACGAAAACGGGCTGCAGAGGTGCCACTCGAGTCCCACGCTGCACGACAGCAGCCAGGTGAGCCAGGCCAGCAGCACGCTGGACGGCGgcacctgcagcagagccagcggctgcagcagcagcagcaccaaggtCCGGCAGGAGGGCCAGAGACACAGCTACCGGCAGGCCGTCAAAAAGTGA
- the LOC130524841 gene encoding PH and SEC7 domain-containing protein 1-like isoform X1, with protein sequence MSQSGKVLHLYVEVRSAPGQNGGKEEGVSQGQCQTASQAAAKTSAVHHLPSQAPLNFQQPGSSISPSLTQRWSAPCDQGCSLSSGKVPFLQTPAKRPEFGKEEVSERMRSVVTFGYIEKPNVKTVKSPLNSSCKRGSREERPTSCQFRTRPNDPVWRASPDSSCSSSPKLTFSSPGTHQQPFSPGLRQPPLDPIGRAATQRAVEEFGSPLLRIKLAHAMEHNSHYHLQPRCQSWAGSPVQRQNNTGCQNIAERIQAICGLPRSQAKEQFLPQFRKYARPQSSVESQGLVQCPDNERNANRSNSAQGSILQFGNNLIEGLNQLSDTRGSSPAHPPEEGLEEATKVSSIFPEAKRSSLHNSLGEAVGASNSEDAQHSRQIVKMNIPLNEQNTPAPENTVSHQPKSSTAQPQETNPQSRGEGAQKAPQQSGHLAASQTSPAIPSRVIRPAHPPSDLSSPMRDPRQFQAEFRAPDTPTLHRHQFLPYTREPWSPSRDKSGDLSCFEIGSSPEPDRGLLLSRSIEEAPVSWTSRQQWGNLTEEGPGSGVENGIDQTSDGRSDDGCKQLSPTSQHKRAEQRRREILLLGPVALDSHEEDEGCEDGEQGPKGTDEPPEQNGTTRGGSSSRSSSGVTGSLGDCVSPESSQSSHHSNETGVASSGIQMDSGCAAPTPSLHCQRIARAKWEFLFGTPAEDGACRGEKDSLEVSTAPPSGTSSESPTPTPPSSLPLLSANHEVQHIELELVTPPPAIIGTSPKTGIIRRTLKYSETDLDAVPLRCYRETDIDEVLLAEQDDADSAFGSNRSVQGTSGTGSSPLGGVADGGAAEGIQEASEEEEEEEEEEEEMVSWASVRLQGDNRKQQYAAEGDAEEFGRLMKRPTETFFDNHHPALKSPLLVSGPRCGAEDTFSRHFENIMESHRAKGTSYNSLDSEELLTSSTQTVLTFDLPTLTPTIHAPVCQTARQIVQLSFAPLAHDERPSLSDSIFTVTGDSDATRAPSSERLSSGSDDVPPGGHGRAQLGSSWCSTFSFSLSSRERARLASDPEVDRLGLSSSDTLTNGSRHADVAAAKRLAKRLFNLDGFRKSDVAPHLSKNNDFSRMVAEEYLSFFNFTGLSLDQALRTLLGQFALMGETQERERVLSHFSKRYLSCNPRVIPSEDAVHTLTCALMLLNTDLHGQNIGKRMSCAQFVGNLEGLNDGQDFHKDLLKALYNSIKSQKLQWTLDEEELRKSFSELGDSLCDSNASKSTKQVGSDEKPLPVGSEPSGTLLYKNGFLVRKVHADSDGKRTPRGKRGWKTFYAILKGLILYLQKGEYRPDKQLSDEDLKNAVSIHHSLAMKASDYSKRPNVFYLRTADWRVYLFQAPNAEQMQSWITRINTVSAMFSAPPFPAAIGSQKKFSRPLLPGTMSKLSEEEQVRSHEARFKALSTELAELRSYPPDRKVKGRELEEYRLRDEYLEFEKTRYGTYAMLLRAKIQSGAEDLAAFESHLLDENGLQRCHSSPTLHDSSQVSQASSTLDGGTCSRASGCSSSSTKVRQEGQRHSYRQAVKK encoded by the exons ATGTCCCAGTCTGGAAAAGTCCTTCATTTGTATGTGGAAGTGAGGTCTGCTCCAGGCCAGAATGGAGGGAAAGAAGAAGGGGTCTCTCAGGGGCAGTGCCAGACCGCCTCCCAGGCTGCTGCCAAGACCTCTGCAGTTCACCATCTGCCGTCTCAAGCCCCCCTCAACTTCCAGCAGCCTGGCAGCTCCATCTCCCCGTCACTTACCCAGCGCTGGAGTGCGCCCTGCGATCAAGGATGCTCCCTTTCCTCCGGGAAGGTTCCCTTCCTTCAGACGCCAGCCAAACGCCCGGAGTTCGGCAAGGAGGAGGTCAGCGAGCGCATGCGGTCGGTGGTGACTTTCGGTTACATCGAGAAGCCAAACGTGAAAACGGTGAAGAGTCCACTCAACTCTTCCTGCAaaagagggagcagagaggaaagacCCACCTCTTGTCAGTTCCGTACAAGGCCGAACGACCCGGTTTGGCGCGCTAGTCCCGATTCTTCGTGCAGCTCAAGTCCCAAACTGACTTTTTCGTCTCCAGGGACTCACCAGCAGCCATTTTCTCCAGGCCTTCGTCAACCGCCCTTAGATCCCATCGGGAGAGCAGCTACGCAGAGGGCTGTTGAGGAGTTCGGCTCCCCTTTACTGAGGATTAAGCTAGCCCACGCCATGGAGCACAACTCGCACTACCACCTCCAGCCACGCTGTCAGTCCTGGGCCGGGTCGCCTGTTCAGCGTCAGAACAACACAGGCTGCCAAAACATAGCAGAGAGGATCCAGGCTATTTGCGGGCTCCCCAGGAGCCAAGCGAAGGAGCAATTTCTCCCCCAGTTCAGAAAGTATGCTCGTCCGCAGTCGTCGGTAGAGTCCCAGGGACTCGTTCAGTGTCCAGACAACGAACGGAACGCTAACAGGAGCAACTCAGCACAGGGCTCAATCCTCCAGTTTGGCAATAATTTAATTGAGGGCTTAAATCAATTAAGCGATACTAGAGGCTCCTCTCCAGCCCATCCGCCTGAAGAGGGGCTGGAGGAAGCAACGAAGGTATCGTCTATCTTCCCAGAAGCAAAAAGGTCCTCATTGCACAATTCCTTAGGTGAGGCTGTGGGCGCCTCAAACTCCGAAGATGCACAACACTCAAGGCAAATAGTCAAGATGAATATCCCTTTAAACGAACAAAACACGCCAGCACCTGAAAACACAGTCAGTCACCAGCCTAAAAGCTCTACAGCTCAGCCGCAGGAAACAAACCCCCAAAGCCGGGGGGAGGGCGCTCAGAAAGCTCCGCAGCAGAGCGGCCACCTAGCAGCATCCCAGACTTCCCCCGCCATTCCTTCACGTGTCATCCGTCCCGCTCATCCGCCCTCGGACCTCAGCTCGCCCATGAGAGACCCCAGGCAGTTCCAAGCAGAGTTCCGAGCACCAGACACACCCACTTTGCACCGCCACCAGTTTCTCCCGTACACCAGAGAGCCCTGGTCCCCCAGCCGGGACAAGAGCGGAGACCTGAGCTGTTTTGAGATTGGGAGTAGTCCGGAGCCCGATCGCGGTCTTCTTCTCAGTCGGAGCATTGAGGAGGCGCCGGTTAGCTGGACGTCACGGCAGCAGTGGGGGAACCTGACGGAGGAGGGCCCCGGGTCTGGAGTGGAGAACGGCATCGATCAAACCTCCGACGGGCGATCCGATGATGGATGCAAGCAGCTCAGTCCCACATCACAGCACAAACGGGCCGAGCAGAGGCGGAGGGAGATTCTGCTCCTGGGACCGGTGGCTCTGGACTCtcacgaggaggacgagggttGTGAGGACGGAGAGCAAGGACCGAAGGGGACTGACGAACCTCCAGAGCAGAACGGAACGACGAGAGGAGGGTcttcctccaggagctccagcggGGTCACGGGCAGTTTAGGGGATTGCGTGTCCCCAGAATCCAGTCAGTCCAGTCACCACAGCAACGAGACTGGGGTGGCCTCCTCAGGAATACAG ATGGACAGCGGCTGTGCGGCCCCCACGCCTTCGCTCCACTGTCAGAGAATCGCCAGAGCCAAGTGGGAGTTTTTATTCGGGACCCCCGCTGAGGACGGCGCATGCAGGGGGGAGAAAG ATTCTCTTGAAGTCTCCACGGCTCCTCCGAGTGGGACGTCCAGCGAGTCTCCCACCccgacccccccctcctccctgcccctgctctcTGCCAACCATGAGGTGCAGCACATCGAGTTAGAACTGGTCACCCCTCCTCCAGCCATCATCGGGACCTCGCCCAAAACCGGCATTATCCGGCGCACCCTGAAGTACTCAGAAACCGACTTGGACGCCGTGCCGCTGCGCTGCTACCGCGAGACGGACATCGACGAGGTGCTGCTGGCCGAACAGGACGACGCCGACTCAGCATTTGGGAGCAACCGCAGCGTGCAGGGCACCTCAGGGACGGGCAGCAGCCCGCTGGGGGGTGTGGCCGACGGGGGGGCGGCAGAGGGGATCCAAGAGgccagtgaagaggaggaggaagaggaggaggaagaggaagagatggtgAGCTGGGCCAGCGTCAGGTTGCAGGGagacaacaggaagcagcagtacGCTGCCGAAGGAGACGCAGAGGAGTTTGGCCGCCTGATGAAGAG ACCGACGGAAACCTTTTTCGACAACCATCACCCCGCCCTCAAGTCCCCCCTCCTGGTCTCGGGTCCTCGCTGCGGTGCAGAGGACACCTTCAGCCGCCACTTTGAGAACATCATGGAATCCCACAGGGCCAAGGGTACGTCATACAACAGCCTGGACAGCGAGGAGCTGCTGACCTCCAGCACTCAGAccgtcctgacctttgacctccccacACTGACCCCGACCATCCACGCTCCGGTCTGTCAGACCGCCCGGCAGATCGTCCAGCTCAGTTTTGCCCCTCTAGCACACGATGAGCGTCCCTCTCTGTCCGATTCCATCTTCACCGTGACCGGAGACTCGGACGCCACCCGGGCGCCGTCCAGCGAGCGGCTGAGCAGCGGTTCGGACGACGTGCCCCCAGGAGGACACGGCCGTGCACAGCTGGGCAGCAGCTGGTGCAGcaccttttccttctctttgtccAG CAGGGAAAGGGCCCGGCTGGCTTCGGACCCAGAGGTGGACCGACTGGGTCTGAGCAGCAGTGACACCCTGACCAATGGCAGCCGCCACGCTGATGTGGCGGCTGCCAAACGCTTGGCTAAACGCCTCTTCAACCTGGATGGATTCAGGAAATCGGATGTCGCCCCCCACCTCAGCAAAAA caaTGACTTCAGTCGCATGGTGGCAGAAGAATATCTGAGTTTCTTCAACTTCACGGGCCTCAGTCTGGACCAAGCTCTGCG GACGCTCCTCGGGCAGTTTGCACTGATGGGGGAGacacaggagagggagagagtccTGTCACACTTCTCCAAGCGTTACCTGTCCTGCAACCCAAGAGTGATACCATCGGAGG ACGCCGTCCACACGCTCACCTGCGCCCTCATGCTGCTGAACACGGATCTACACGGTCAG AACATCGGGAAAAGGATGTCGTGTGCACAGTTCGTCGGAAACCTGGAAGGACTGAACGACGGCCAGGATTTTCACAAGGATCTGCTCAAA GCGCTGTACAACTCCATCAAGAGCCAGAAGCTGCAGTGGACACT CGATGAGGAAGAGCTGCGGAAGTCTTTCTCGGAGCTCGGGGACAGCCTGTGCGACTCCAACGCCTCCAAGTCCACCAAGCAGGTGGGCAGCGACGAGAAGCCCCTGCCTGTCGGGTCAGAGCCCTCCGGAACGCTGCTGTACAAAAATGGATTCCTGGTCCGCAAAGTTCACGCTGACTCAGACGGCAAGAGAA CACCAAGAGGGAAGAGGGGCTGGAAAACCTTCTATGCTATCCTAAAAGGGCTAATTCTTTATCTGCAAAAG GGTGAATACAGACCTGATAAGCAGCTGTCGGACGAGGACCTGAAGAACGCCGTGTCCATCCATCACTCTCTGGCCATGAAGGCTTCGGACTACAGCAAGAGGCCCAACGTGTTCTACCTGCGGACGGCCGACTGGAGGGTGTATCTCTTCCAGGCACC GAACGCCGAGCAAATGCAGTCCTGGATCACGCGGATCAACACGGTGTCTGCCATGTTCTCGGCTCCTCCGTTCCCAGCGGCCATCGGTTCTCAGAAGAAGTTCAGCCGACCTCTTCTTCCCGGGACCATGTCGAAACTCTCCGAG gaggagcaggtccgATCCCACGAAGCCCGGTTCAAAGCTCTCTCCACGGAACTGGCTGAGCTGCGTTCCTATCCGCCGGACCGCAAGGTGAAAGGGCGCGAGCTGGAAGAGTACCGCCTCCGAGACGAGTATCTGGAGTTTGAG AAAACGCGATACGGCACCTACGCCATGCTGCTGCGCGCTAAAATCCAGAGCGGCGCGGAGGACCTGGCTGCATTCGAGTCCCACCTCCTGGACGAAAACGGGCTGCAGAGGTGCCACTCGAGTCCCACGCTGCACGACAGCAGCCAGGTGAGCCAGGCCAGCAGCACGCTGGACGGCGgcacctgcagcagagccagcggctgcagcagcagcagcaccaaggtCCGGCAGGAGGGCCAGAGACACAGCTACCGGCAGGCCGTCAAAAAGTGA